The genomic interval GCTGCTGGCGCAGGGGCTCGTCGTAGGGATGGCTGAAATCCACATGGGTGACGGTGTCGAGATCGTCCTCGAAGTAGGTGTGTCTCCGGTCGAAGGTGTAGTCGATGATCTGGTGCGGCACGCAGAAGTGCCCGGTGCCCATCGCCGCATGGATGCCACCGACGGCATTGACCGCCAGGATCGTCGTGGCGCCGGCCTGGCGCAACGCCCAGAGGTTGGCCCGGTAGTTGACCCGATGCGGCGGGATGCGGTGCGGGTGGCCATGGCGAGCCAGGAACAGCACCTCGCGGCCGGCGTACTCGCCGCGCAGGATGTCCGCCGAAGGGGCGCCATAGGGCGTCTCCAGCGCCAGGGACTGATGGATGCTCAATCCTTCCAGCTGGGTCAGACCGGTACCGCCTATGATCGCATGGACCGTCATTTCATCTCCTCAATCGATCAGCCGGGCCTGGCGCAGACTCTCGAGCGCGCGCAGCCAGCGTGGGTTCTGCTTGTAGTCGATCCCCGGGAGGGCCCGCCGGCGCATCCGCGCCAGGCGCGGCGCCGGTCGCACGCCGAGGCGCTGCAGGGCGGACAGGGCCAGTTCGGCCGCCGCCCGGTCGTTGCACACCAGCCCCATGTCGCAGCCGGCGGCGAGCGCCGCCTCGATCCGTTCCGCCGCATCGCCGGCCACATGGGCGCCAGCCATCGACAGGTCGTCGCTGAACACCACCCCGTCGAAGCCCAGCTCGCCGCGCAGGATGTCCTGCAGCCAGCGGCGGGAGAAGCCGGCCGGCTGCGCATCCACCTGCGGATAGATGACGTGCGCCGGCATCACCGCCTCCAACTGCCCGCCGAGCTTCTGGAAGGGCAGCAGGTCCTGGCTGCGGATCGCCTCGAGGCTGCGTTCGTCGGTGGGAATGGCCACATGGGAATCGGCTTCCGCCCAGCCATGTCCGGGGAAATGCTTGCCGGTGGCGGCCATGCCGGCGACGTGCATGCCGCGGACGAAGGCCCCGGCCAGACGGACGACCATCTTCGGATCGCCGGCGAAGCCGCGCGAACCGATCACCGTGCTGCGCCCGTAATCGAGATCCAGCACCGGCGCGAAACTGAAGTCCAGTCCTGCCGCCAGCACCTCGCTGGCCATCAGCCAGCCACATTCCTCGGCCAGCCGCTCGGCCGCCTCATGGCCGGCCAGCGACCCCATCGCCGGCAGGCGAACGAAGCCCTGGCGCAGGCGCTGCACGCGGCCGCCCTCCTGATCGACGGCGAGCAGCAGATCGGGACGCACGGCACGGATCGCCGCGCAAAGCTCACGGACCTGGGTCGGGTGCTCGATATTGCGGGCGAACAGAATCAGACCGCCCACCTCGGGCTGACGCAGCACATGGCGATCCTCGGCGGTCAGCCAGGTGCCGGCGATGTCCAGCATCAAAGAGCCTTGCATGAAAAATCCTTAAGTGAGATCGGCCGCCGCCCAATCGGGGCACGGCGCTTCTTCGATCCGCACGCGACAGTGCAGGGGGACGCGCGGGTAGAGCTCCAGCAGATCGGCATTGCGCAGGCGCACACAGCCGTGGGAGCGCGGCACTCCCATGGGTTCGCTGTCCGGCGTGCCGTGGAGATAGATGTAGCGACGGAAGGTGTCGACCGCGTCGAGCCGGTTGCGCCCGATTTCGCAGCCGCTCAGCCAGAGGATCCGGGTGAGGATCCAGTCGCGGCCGGGAAAGGCTTCGTGCAGCTCCGGCGTCCAGACTTCGCCGGTCCAGCGCCGCCCGCGCAGCACGGCTCCCGCCGGCAGCCCCTCGCCGATCCTGGCGCGCACCTGATGCAGTCCGCGCGGCGTGCATCCGGAACCGGACTGCTCGCCGGGGCCGTTGAGGGCGGTGGAAACCGCCAGGCGCAGGAGCAGGCGGCCGTCGGCAAAACCGTACAGCGCCTGATCCGCCAGGGAAACATGAAGAAGATCGAGAAATCGCATGGGCCGCTAGCTTAGCCGATCGGGACGTTGCCGCCCACCGCCCCGCTACTCGTCCGCCTCGGGCGGAACGGGACGAGCCGCGCTCCTGGAGGACTGCACCGCCTTGCCACGCGGCCTGGGCCGGGCATTGACCAATTGCGGATCCTCGATGGCACTTCCGGCGCGCATGCCGGCGGCGAGAAAGGGCACCAGCAGGCGCAATGCCTGCTCGCTGGAGGTCTGCACCTCAAAGCGCTCCGAGGCGGAAGCACACAGCGTATCGATACCCGATAGGCTGAAGGTGGCTGCGCCGAGCATGAAATGGGTGCGCCAGAACAGCTCCAGCGGCGGAATCCCCGGCACCGCCTCCTCCAGCAGCAGCAGGTAGCGCCGGAAGAGCTTGCCGTAGGTGTCCTCGAGATAGCGCCGCAGGTGCTCCTGCCCCTGGCCCAGGGCCAGGCCGAGCAGACGCATGAAGATGGCCATGCCGCTGCGCGGGCGCGCTGCCTGCACCTGTGCGATAGTGACCTCCAGAAGCTCCTCGAGGCTCATGCCTACAGACTGACGGCGATCCAGCTCACGCTCCAGACCGGCACAGAAGGGACCGAGCACCCGGGAGAAGACCGCCTCGATGAGCGCACTCTTCGAGCCGAAGTGGTAGTTCACCGCCGCCAGATTGACATCAGCTCTGCTGGTGATCAGCCGCAGCGAGGTTTCGGCGAATCCCCTTTGCGCGAACAGCAGCTCGGCAGCCTCCAGGATGCGCTCGACTGTTTCCGAGTGGGGCATGCGTCCTCCGCCGGGTGACGACCCTGTCGTTTGTAGCCGCCATTGTATTTCAATTCGAGCACCGGACTGCGCCGGGAGTGCCAAAGCCTCAATCCGGACCCTGTGAAAACATGGCGAGCGAAGGCCCGGCAAGGTGCAACGCAGCGAGGCGGAGTAACAGCCGGAGGCCGGCCCGCAGGGCGGGCGCAGCGAGTCGATCCGGCGAAGAAGCGCAGTTCACGTACTGTAAATGAGCACTCGGGGACGCCGCACCCGACCCGACTTCAATGCGGCATGGTCGAGCGCAGCAGTTTTCACATAACCTGAATCGAGAGGTTGCCAGTCAAACGACACTGTATATAATCCCAGTGACTGGATAAAAAGACAGAGCAGCCTCCATGTACAAACTGACGCCTCGCCAAGTCGAAATTCTCGCCTTCATCAAGCGCTGCCTGGAGGAGAACGGCTATCCGCCGACCCGGGCCGAAATCGCCAGGGAACTCGGCTTCAAGTCGCCCAACGCGGCGGAAGAGCATCTCAAGGCGATGGCCCGCAAGGGCGCGATCGAAATGACCCCGGGCGCCTCCCGCGGCATCCGCATTCCCGGCAGCGAAGTCGACAGCGAACCGGCCAGTCTGCCCGTCGTCGGCCGGGTCGCGGCCGGTGCACCGATCCTCGCCCAGCAGCACATCGAGGAAACCTGTCAGATCAATCCGGACTTCTTCCATCCCCGCGCCGACTACCTGCTGCGGGTGCAGGGCATGAGCATGAAGGATGTCGGCATCTACGACGGCGACCTGCTGGCCGTGCACACCTGCCGCGAGGCACGCAACGGCCAGATCGTGGTGGCGCGCCTCAACGACGAGGTCACGGTCAAGCGCTTCAAGCGCGAAGGGGACAAGGTCTGGCTGATCGCCGAGAACCCTGAATTCGCCCCGCTCGAAATCGACCTGAACGAGCAGGATCTGACCATCGAAGGATTGAGTGTCGGCGTGATACGCCGCTAGGAGGAACCATGCAGCTCCCGCAGCCGCCGAATTCGCAGTTGATGTCGTTCGAAGCGGCTCTGGTCCGGCCGTCCTGCCGCGATGGGGAGGAAACGCCAGGATCGCCTCCGGCCAGACAAACGGAACCCTTCAGTGAACTCAGCCTGCGTGGCGATGCCGGTCAATGCCTGTTCCTGCTCGCCCCCATGCTGCGCGAGCTGAGCCAAGGCAACGACGGACGCTGGCTGACCCTGGTAGCCCCCCCTGCCAACCTGAGCCATGGCTGGCTGCGCGAGGCAGGCCTGAATCGCGAGCGGATTCTTCTGCTGCACCCCTCAAGAGAGCAGGAGCCGAGCGAGCTGGCGTGCGAAGTCCTGCGCCTGGGGCGCAGTCATACGGTGGTCAGTTGGCTGAGCCAGGTGAGCCGGCCGATCAGGCATCGGCTGCGTCAGGCTGCACGGATCGGCCGAGCCCATAGCCTGAACATCCGCCTGGGCTGAGGCCTACCAGCAGGCGGCGAAAAGGAGTCGGCCGCACGATCGCCCGCGCTCACGGGCGCATTCGGTCTCAGTGCAGCACCCGCGGCAGCTCGTCGCTTTCGAAGTCGCCCTCGGCCAGACGTCCGGCCAGCTGCACGCCCACGTTCAGCATGGCCTTGGCCACCTCGATGTGGTGCCCCTGCAGAAAGTTCTTCGCGCTTTCGGAAAAGTCGAGGATGACCAGTTCTTCCTCGTCATCGGCACGACGCAAGGCGATGCGCCCATCGGGCAGTTCGACAATTTCGAGAAAGGACGTAGGCATAGGGCTCTGCTCATGGAAAAGGCTGGACATTGTAATGTAACAGTCGATCCTGGGCATCCCTGGATGGCTTCCCCTCCCCTGCCGCGTCAGCACTCGGTCAGGGACTCGCGAAAGCGCAGAGCCAGCTCCTTGAGCGACTGTCGCCACTGCTCCAGCTGTGCGGCGTCCAGAGCCGGCGTCGCCTCCTCCTCGTCCAGGCTCACCGCATCGATCAATGGCAGTCGTGGATCGACCTTGGCCTTTTTCGGCGCCTGCGGTGGCTGGAACAGCCGGGCGTATTGGCCCAGCAGTTCGGCCAGCCAGGTTTCCGGCTGGCTGGCCAGCTCCACCAACTCCGCCAGCTCCGGACTGGGAGCCGCACGCAGCAGCTCGGCGTTCAGGAAGCGCTCGACCTGCGGCGCGCCAGCCTCGGGCAGGCGATAGAAGCCAGCGATTTCATGGCACAGCCCCAGCAGGGCACCATACAGGTGAAAAAGCACCGCCTCGCGCTCCGCCATGGCCTGCGCCTGGGCATTCAGCGCCCGGCTTTCCTCCGCCTGGCGCAGCGAGGCCAGCGCCAGGCCGGCGAAATAGAGTTTCTGATTGGTGCGTGTATAAAGTTCGTGGGCCATGCAGGCGCCCTCCGATTCGAGACAGCCACTGGATAACGGGTCAAAGTGCAATCAATTATGGACCCGCGGTGCGAACCGCACCTGCTGCCCCCGACGGCAAGAGCCCATCCGCCGGGAAAGCACGGCAGATAGCAAGGATCAGCGCTTGTCCTCGACCACCCAGCGGCCGTCCTGATAGAAGGCGCGCCAGCCGCTGGGCTTGCCTTCGATCTCGCTCTGCACGTACTGCTCCTTGGTCTTGCGGCTGAAACGGATCACCGCCGGGCGGCCTTCCGGATCCCGGGGCGGGGCCTCCAGCAGGAAGTGGTACTTCGGATCGATCTCGTCACGGTGCGGAAGCAGCTCCAGGACCAGCGGCGCACGGGTCTCGCGGTTCTTCGGGAACTGGCTGGCGGCGAGGAACAGACCGGAGGCGCCATCGCGCAGCACATAGACGTCGTCGACCTTCTCGCAGCGCAGCTCCGGCATCTTCACCGCATCCATCTTCGGCGGCGCCGGCTCGCCGCTCTTCAGCAGCTTGCGGGTGTTCTTGCAGGCGGCATTGGTGCAGCCGAAGAACTTGCCGAAACGGCCGGTCTTGAGCTGCATCTCGCTGCCGCACTTGTCGCACTCCAGGCTGGGTCCCTCGTAGCCCTTGATGCGGTACTGGCCTTCCTCGATCTCGTAGCCGGAGCAGTCCGGGTTGTTGCCGCAGATGTGCAGCTTATGCTGTTCGTCGAGCAGATAGGCGTCCATCGCCGTGCCGCACTTCGGGCAGCGGCGCTTGTGGCGCAGCAGCAGCGACTCGGACTCGCCCTCGTCGTCCGCGGCGATCTCGTCGCCCGGGATCAGGTTGATGGTCGCCTTGCAGCGCTCCTTGGGCGGCAGGCTGTAGCCCGAGCAACCGAGGAACACGCCGGTCGAGGCGGTGCGGATCATCATCGGGCGGCCGCATTCGCGACAGGGGATGTCGGTCAGGGTCGGCTGGTTGGCACGCATGCCCGCCTCGCTGGACTCGGCGAGCTCCAGCTTCTTCCTGAAATCGCCATAGAACTCGTCGAGCAGGTTCTTCCAGTCGCGCTCGCCCTGGGCGATGTCGTCCAGGTGCTCCTCCATGCTGGCGGTGAAGCCGTAGTCCATCAGGTTGGCGAAGCTCTCGCCGAGCCGCTCGGTGACGATCTCGCCCATCTTCTCGGAATGGAAGCGGCGATTCTGCAGGGTTACGTAGCCGCGCTCCTGGATGGTCGAGATGATCGCCGCGTAGGTGGACGGCCGGCCGATCCCGCGCTTTTCCATTTCCTTGACCAGGCTGGCCTCGCTAAAGCGCGCCGGGGGCTTGGTGAAGTGCTGGCTGGGGTCGAGCCCGAGCAGATCGAGGCCCTCGCCCTCGGCCATGTCCGGCAGCACGTCATCCTCGCCGGGCTTGGCCTGCTGTGGCAGCACGCGGGTGTAGCCGTCGAACTTGAGGATGCGGCCCTTGGCGCGCAGCTCGAAATCGCCGGCCTGGACGCTGACGTTGGTCGACAGGTATTCGGCCGGCGGCATCTGGCAGGCGACGAACTGGCGCCAGATCAGCTCGTAGAGCCGCTCGGCGTCGCGCTCCATGCCCGACAGCTGGTTCGGCCGCAGGTTGACGTCGGAGGGGCGGATCGCCTCGTGGGCCTCCTGGGCGCCCTCCTTGCTGGTGTAGACATTGGGCTGGGCCGGCAGGTATTTCGCGCCGAACTCGCCCTCGATGAAGCCGCGCGCCATGGTCAGGGCGTCGGCCGAAAGGTTGGTGGAGTCGGTCCGCATGTAGGTGATGTAGCCGGCCTCGTACAGGCGTTGGGCCATCATCATGGTCTTCTTCACCGAGAAGCCGAGGCGGTTGCTCGCCGCCTGCTGCAGGGTCGAGGTGATGAAGGGCGCCGAGGGCTTGCTGCGGGTCGGCTTGTCCTCGCGCTTGACGATCCTGTAGCTGGAGGCCTTGAGCTTCTCCAGCGCGGCCATGGCCTGGGCCTCGTTGAGCGGGCGGAAGGCTTCGCCCTTCTCCCTGGCCACCTCGAAGCGCACCTTGTCGCCACGGGCGGTACCCAGGTCGGCATGGACCTCCCAGAACTCCTCCGGGATGAAGGCGCGGATCTCCCGCTCGCGCTCGACGATCAGCTTCACCGCCACCGACTGCACGCGGCCGGCGGACAGGCCGCGGGCGATCTTCTGCCAGAGCAGCGGCGAAACCATGTAGCCGACCACCCGGTCGAGAAAGCGCCGTGCCTGCTGCGCATTGACCCGGTTGATGTCCAGCTCGCCCGGCTGGGCGAAGGCTTCCTGGATCGCCTTCTTGGTGATCTCGTTGAACACCACGCGCTTGTAGCGCTCCTCGTCGCCGCCGATGGATTCGCGCAGGTGCCAGGCGATGGCCTCCCCCTCGCGGTCCAGGTCGGTGGCAAGGTAGATGGTGTCGGCCTCCCGGGCCAGGCGGCGCAGCTCGTCGACCACCTTCTCCTTGCCCGGCAGGATCTCGTAATGGGCTTTCCAGCCGTGCTCGGGATCGACCCCCATGCGCGCGAACAGCTGGCGCTTGGCCTTCTCCTTGGGCGACAGCGCCGGCCCCTCGGCCGTGCCCTTGGCCCGCTTGGCAGGCTCCTTGGCGGTACTGGCCGAGCCGCTGGTGGGCAGGTCACGGATATGGCCGATGCTCGACTTCACCACGTACTGGCTGCCCAGATACTTGTTGATGGTCTTGGCCTTGGCCGGGGATTCCACGATGACCAGCGATTTACCCATGGATCGGAGTGTTCCTAATTCGAAAGATGAAAGCGGGGAGCGTCTGCCTGACAGGCCGGTGCTTGAATGCAGGTTCGGCCGAGGGAAATTCCGAGACAAGGCGCTGTGACGGGGCCATAGCCGGGCCATGGCGAGGAGTGGCAACGCAGTATCGGGGCCTCGGACGCCGAAAATGATTCACTCAACCGACCGCAAGGCTCCAGCTCGGCGCTATATATAGTGGCCGCCGACACGCGGTCAAGGGCGGAACGCCCGTACTTATGCCGGAAAAGCCGGGGCGTCCGCCCGAATCAAAGCAAAGCGCGGCATCTGACGACCGTCAACCTCGACGCTTTCGGTGAACATGGCCAGCGGCCGGACCCAGAGCCCGAAATCGCCGTACAGGGCCTGGTAGAGCACCAGTTCCTCCTCGGTCTCGGAATGCCGGACCACGCCGAGCACGCGGTATTCGGCCCCCTTGTAATGCCGGTAGAGCCCGGGTTGTACAGTCATGGCGTTCTCTAGGTGATGGATGCGCCGAAGAGACGCGGGAAAGCGGAACCGGGGCACAGGGCCCCAGTCGCGAGGTTGTCGAGCGATTTCAGACGCGCTCGAAGACGGTAGCGATGCCTTGGCCGAGGCCGATGCACATGGTCGCCAGCCCCAGGGTGCCGCCCCTCTGGCGCATGATGTTCAGCAGGGTGCCGGAAATCCGCACCCCGGAGCAACCGAAGGGATGGCCCAGGGCGATGGCGCCGCCGTGCAGGTTGACCTTGTCGTCCAGCAGATCGAGCAGCTTGAGGTCCTTGAGCACCGGAATGGCCTGGGCGGCGAAGGCCTCGTTGAGCTCGACGAAGTCGATGTCGGCCATGGACAGCCCGGCCCGCGCCAGCGCCTTCTGGGTGGCCGGCACCGGACCGTAGCCCATGATCGACGGATCGACGCCGACCACCGCCATGGCGCGCACCACGGCCAGCGGCTGGAGGCCCAGGTCGCGGGCGCGCTGGCCGGACATGACGATCATGCAGGAGGCGCCGTCGGTGATCTGCGAGGAGCTGCCCGCGGTGACGGTGCCGCTCTTCGGGTTGAACACCGGCTTGAGCTTGGCCAGCCCCTCCAGGGTGGTGTCCGGGCGGATCGTCTCGTCCTGCTCGAAGACCCGCAGCAGGCCGTGCTCGTCATGGCCCTCGATGGGCACTATCTCCTCGGCGAAGTGGCCCTCGACCGTGGCGCGGTGCGCCCGCTGGTGCGAGCGCAGGGCGAAGGCGTCCTGCTGCTCGCGGCTCACGCCGTGCATCATCGCCAGCATCTCGGCGGTCAGCCCCATCATCCCGGCGGCCTTGGCCACCTGCAGGGACAGCTTCGGGTTCGGGTCGACCCCGTGAGTCATCGGCAGATGCCCCATGTGCTCGACGCCGCCGACCACGAACACCTCGCCGTTGCCGGTCTGGATCGCCTGCACCGCGGTGTGCAACGCGCTCATCGAGGAGCCGCAGAGGCGGTTGACGGTCTGTGCGCCGCTGCTGTGCGGGATCGGTGTCAGCAGCGAAGCCATGCGCGCGATGTTCCAGCCCTGCTCCAGGGTCTGGTTGACGCAGCCCCAGATCACGTCCTCGACTTCCGCCGGATCGATCTGCGGGTTGCGCGCCAGCAACTGGGTGATGAGGTGCGCCGAGAGGTTCTCGGCGCGGGTATGGCGGTGCATGCCGCCCTTGGAGCGGCCCATCGGGGTACGGGCGAAGTCGACGATGACGGCGTCTTTCGGATTCAGACTCATGACTCGGCCCCCTCAGGCAAAGAACGTCCGGCCCTGGCGGGCCATTTCGCGCAGTTTTTCGGTCGGTTGGTACAGCGGGCCCAGTTCGGCGTGACGGTCGGCCAGCTCGACGAAGCGGGCGACACCCAGGGCGTCGATGTAGCGCAGCGCACCGCCGCGGAAGGGCGGGAAGCCGATGCCGTAGATCAGGCCCATGTCCGCCTCGGCGGCCGACTCGACGATGCCCTCCTCCAGGCAGCGCACCGTCTCCAGGCACAGCGGCAGCATCAGCCGGTTGACGATCTCCTCGTCGTCCAGCTCGCGCGTCTCGCGCACCAGCGGGCGGAGCAGCTCGGCCACCTGCGGATCCTCCAGCTTCTTCGGTTTGGAACTCCCGTCGCGCTCGTAGGCGTAGAAGCCGCTGCCGCTCTTCTGGCCGAGACGTCCGGCCCCGAGCAGCACGTCGATGGCGGTGTCGCCCTGCTCCTTCATCCGCTCGGGATAGCCCTCGGCGAGCACGTTGCGCGCGTGCACCGCGGTGTCGATGCCCACCACGTCGAGCAGATAGGCCGGCCCCATCGGCCAGCCGAACGCTTCCATCACCCGGTCGATGCGCTGGAAGTCGATGCCGGAGGCCAGAAGCCGGGTGAAGCCGGAGAGGTAGGGAAAGAGCACGCGGTTGACCAGGAACCCTGGGCAGTCGTTGACCACGATGGGGGTCTTGCCCATCTTGCGCGCGTAGGCGACGGTGGTGGCGATGGTCTGCTCGCCGGTCTGCCGGCCGCGGATGACCTCCACCAGCGGCATCAGCGGCACCGGGTTGAAGAAGTGCATGCCGCAGAAGCGCTGCGGATGCTTGAGCGACTCGGCCAGCAGGCTGATGGAGATGGTCGAGGTGTTGGAGGTGAGCACCGAATCCTCCGGCACCTGGGCCTCGACCTCGGCCAGCACCGCCTGCTTGACCTCGAGCTTCTCGACCACCGCCTCGATGACCAGGTCGACCTGGCGGAAATCGCCATAGGACAGGGTCGGGCGGATGCCGTTGAGCACCTCGGCCATCTGCTGCACGGTCATGCGCCCCTTCTCCACCCGCTTGGCAAGCTGCTTGTCGGCTTCGGCCAAGCCCTGGCGGATGGACTCCTCGCGGATGTCCTTCATCAGGATCGGCGTACCCTTGAGGGCCGACTGGTAGGCGATGCCGCCGCCCATGATGCCGGCGCCGAGCACCGCCGCCAGCTTCACCTCGCGGGCGTCCTTGTCGTACTTCCTGGCCCT from Azotobacter salinestris carries:
- a CDS encoding S-methyl-5'-thioinosine phosphorylase translates to MTVHAIIGGTGLTQLEGLSIHQSLALETPYGAPSADILRGEYAGREVLFLARHGHPHRIPPHRVNYRANLWALRQAGATTILAVNAVGGIHAAMGTGHFCVPHQIIDYTFDRRHTYFEDDLDTVTHVDFSHPYDEPLRQQLVAALAAEGCAFSGHGVYGCTQGPRLETAAEIARLERDGCDIVGMTGMPEAVLARELELPYACLALVVNPAAGKSAALITMDDIERALGAGMGKARAVLGRVLAA
- the nagZ gene encoding beta-N-acetylhexosaminidase is translated as MQGSLMLDIAGTWLTAEDRHVLRQPEVGGLILFARNIEHPTQVRELCAAIRAVRPDLLLAVDQEGGRVQRLRQGFVRLPAMGSLAGHEAAERLAEECGWLMASEVLAAGLDFSFAPVLDLDYGRSTVIGSRGFAGDPKMVVRLAGAFVRGMHVAGMAATGKHFPGHGWAEADSHVAIPTDERSLEAIRSQDLLPFQKLGGQLEAVMPAHVIYPQVDAQPAGFSRRWLQDILRGELGFDGVVFSDDLSMAGAHVAGDAAERIEAALAAGCDMGLVCNDRAAAELALSALQRLGVRPAPRLARMRRRALPGIDYKQNPRWLRALESLRQARLID
- a CDS encoding L,D-transpeptidase; the protein is MRFLDLLHVSLADQALYGFADGRLLLRLAVSTALNGPGEQSGSGCTPRGLHQVRARIGEGLPAGAVLRGRRWTGEVWTPELHEAFPGRDWILTRILWLSGCEIGRNRLDAVDTFRRYIYLHGTPDSEPMGVPRSHGCVRLRNADLLELYPRVPLHCRVRIEEAPCPDWAAADLT
- a CDS encoding TetR/AcrR family transcriptional regulator produces the protein MPHSETVERILEAAELLFAQRGFAETSLRLITSRADVNLAAVNYHFGSKSALIEAVFSRVLGPFCAGLERELDRRQSVGMSLEELLEVTIAQVQAARPRSGMAIFMRLLGLALGQGQEHLRRYLEDTYGKLFRRYLLLLEEAVPGIPPLELFWRTHFMLGAATFSLSGIDTLCASASERFEVQTSSEQALRLLVPFLAAGMRAGSAIEDPQLVNARPRPRGKAVQSSRSAARPVPPEADE
- the lexA gene encoding transcriptional repressor LexA, with protein sequence MYKLTPRQVEILAFIKRCLEENGYPPTRAEIARELGFKSPNAAEEHLKAMARKGAIEMTPGASRGIRIPGSEVDSEPASLPVVGRVAAGAPILAQQHIEETCQINPDFFHPRADYLLRVQGMSMKDVGIYDGDLLAVHTCREARNGQIVVARLNDEVTVKRFKREGDKVWLIAENPEFAPLEIDLNEQDLTIEGLSVGVIRR
- the sulA gene encoding SOS-induced cell division inhibitor SulA gives rise to the protein MQLPQPPNSQLMSFEAALVRPSCRDGEETPGSPPARQTEPFSELSLRGDAGQCLFLLAPMLRELSQGNDGRWLTLVAPPANLSHGWLREAGLNRERILLLHPSREQEPSELACEVLRLGRSHTVVSWLSQVSRPIRHRLRQAARIGRAHSLNIRLG
- a CDS encoding DUF6586 family protein codes for the protein MAHELYTRTNQKLYFAGLALASLRQAEESRALNAQAQAMAEREAVLFHLYGALLGLCHEIAGFYRLPEAGAPQVERFLNAELLRAAPSPELAELVELASQPETWLAELLGQYARLFQPPQAPKKAKVDPRLPLIDAVSLDEEEATPALDAAQLEQWRQSLKELALRFRESLTEC
- the topA gene encoding type I DNA topoisomerase, which encodes MGKSLVIVESPAKAKTINKYLGSQYVVKSSIGHIRDLPTSGSASTAKEPAKRAKGTAEGPALSPKEKAKRQLFARMGVDPEHGWKAHYEILPGKEKVVDELRRLAREADTIYLATDLDREGEAIAWHLRESIGGDEERYKRVVFNEITKKAIQEAFAQPGELDINRVNAQQARRFLDRVVGYMVSPLLWQKIARGLSAGRVQSVAVKLIVEREREIRAFIPEEFWEVHADLGTARGDKVRFEVAREKGEAFRPLNEAQAMAALEKLKASSYRIVKREDKPTRSKPSAPFITSTLQQAASNRLGFSVKKTMMMAQRLYEAGYITYMRTDSTNLSADALTMARGFIEGEFGAKYLPAQPNVYTSKEGAQEAHEAIRPSDVNLRPNQLSGMERDAERLYELIWRQFVACQMPPAEYLSTNVSVQAGDFELRAKGRILKFDGYTRVLPQQAKPGEDDVLPDMAEGEGLDLLGLDPSQHFTKPPARFSEASLVKEMEKRGIGRPSTYAAIISTIQERGYVTLQNRRFHSEKMGEIVTERLGESFANLMDYGFTASMEEHLDDIAQGERDWKNLLDEFYGDFRKKLELAESSEAGMRANQPTLTDIPCRECGRPMMIRTASTGVFLGCSGYSLPPKERCKATINLIPGDEIAADDEGESESLLLRHKRRCPKCGTAMDAYLLDEQHKLHICGNNPDCSGYEIEEGQYRIKGYEGPSLECDKCGSEMQLKTGRFGKFFGCTNAACKNTRKLLKSGEPAPPKMDAVKMPELRCEKVDDVYVLRDGASGLFLAASQFPKNRETRAPLVLELLPHRDEIDPKYHFLLEAPPRDPEGRPAVIRFSRKTKEQYVQSEIEGKPSGWRAFYQDGRWVVEDKR
- a CDS encoding DUF1653 domain-containing protein translates to MTVQPGLYRHYKGAEYRVLGVVRHSETEEELVLYQALYGDFGLWVRPLAMFTESVEVDGRQMPRFALIRADAPAFPA
- the fadA gene encoding acetyl-CoA C-acyltransferase FadA, with the translated sequence MSLNPKDAVIVDFARTPMGRSKGGMHRHTRAENLSAHLITQLLARNPQIDPAEVEDVIWGCVNQTLEQGWNIARMASLLTPIPHSSGAQTVNRLCGSSMSALHTAVQAIQTGNGEVFVVGGVEHMGHLPMTHGVDPNPKLSLQVAKAAGMMGLTAEMLAMMHGVSREQQDAFALRSHQRAHRATVEGHFAEEIVPIEGHDEHGLLRVFEQDETIRPDTTLEGLAKLKPVFNPKSGTVTAGSSSQITDGASCMIVMSGQRARDLGLQPLAVVRAMAVVGVDPSIMGYGPVPATQKALARAGLSMADIDFVELNEAFAAQAIPVLKDLKLLDLLDDKVNLHGGAIALGHPFGCSGVRISGTLLNIMRQRGGTLGLATMCIGLGQGIATVFERV
- the fadB gene encoding fatty acid oxidation complex subunit alpha FadB, which gives rise to MIYKGKAIRVQALGDGIAEMQFDLEGDSVNKFNRLTLNEFRQAVDALWADATLKGVLVTSAKGMFIVGADVTEFLELFRAPEEELRGWCLEINRIFSDFEDLPVPTVVAINGMALGGGFEMCLACDFRVMAESARVGLPEVKLGINPGFGGTVRLPRLIGSDNAIEWIAAGKENGAAEALKVGAVDAVVADDRLREAALDLVKRAAAGELDFQSRRQPKLEPLKLGNIEQMMAFESAKAYVAAQAGPHYPAPLAAVKTIQKAANCAREAALEIEVGGFVKLAATTVAQSLVGLFLNEQELKRRARKYDKDAREVKLAAVLGAGIMGGGIAYQSALKGTPILMKDIREESIRQGLAEADKQLAKRVEKGRMTVQQMAEVLNGIRPTLSYGDFRQVDLVIEAVVEKLEVKQAVLAEVEAQVPEDSVLTSNTSTISISLLAESLKHPQRFCGMHFFNPVPLMPLVEVIRGRQTGEQTIATTVAYARKMGKTPIVVNDCPGFLVNRVLFPYLSGFTRLLASGIDFQRIDRVMEAFGWPMGPAYLLDVVGIDTAVHARNVLAEGYPERMKEQGDTAIDVLLGAGRLGQKSGSGFYAYERDGSSKPKKLEDPQVAELLRPLVRETRELDDEEIVNRLMLPLCLETVRCLEEGIVESAAEADMGLIYGIGFPPFRGGALRYIDALGVARFVELADRHAELGPLYQPTEKLREMARQGRTFFA